GTAAGGTCCTCGAAAAAGTGACCGACGCGGATGTTTCCGCTGACGCTTTCCCCTATGCCGCATATCGCGAATTTATGATTAAAAATACCATACCGGTAAGGTCCATGCGCCTGGGGTTTGTCGGGGAGCTTTCCTATGAACTGCATGTGCCCTCGTCTTATATGCAGACACTGTGGGATATTTTACTCGACGCCGGCAAACAGTTTGGCATTCGCCATTTCGGTCTGGAGGCCCAGAATGTGCTGCGCATGGAAAAAGCCCATCTGATCATCGGCTCCGAATCCGAGCAGCGAACCACCCTGCACGATGTCGGGCTTGGATTTTTGTGGGACCGCAACAAATCAGATACCAAGACCGTGGGGGCTGTGGCATTGAAACAAACCGAAAACCAGGAAGACCGCTTCAAGCTGGTAGGATTTAAGATGGAAGACCCCTCCCGCACCCCCAAGGATGGATCCATCATCGTGGACAGCCACATCAGAGGATATGTGTGTATTGCACGCCACAGCTTTACATTAAAAGAACCGGTCGGCCTGGCGCTGGTGGATGCCCCCCTGGCTGTCGAAGGCACGCGTTTGCAGATCTATGAAGATGAATGCAATGGTCAGCACCTTTATGCGACAGTGGTGCCCACCCCCTTTTACGACCCTGAAGGTCAGCAGCTAAAAATGTGAGGCAAAAATGACTGTTGAAATTAAGCGACGTTCTCCCATAACGTTTCCTGGCAAACCGTTAAAAACTGAAGTTCGCGAGCATTGGACCGTGGTGCAGGAATATGAAGACGAAGACGACGGGCCCTGGGTGTTCGATTTAAGTCACCGCATCCGCCTGGATTTGCAGGATTCGGATCTGGCAAACTTTCAGCCTGCGGGTATCGGTATTCCGGATGCCCCTGGAAATTGTGTCTTCCAAAAAGGTATTCTCATCAACCGCATGAACCAGACCCAGGCATCGATCTGGCATCTTGTCGGAGCGCCGCCGGAGTTGCCGGTGGATCCGGCCTATACCGAAACCACCGATGCAACCCTGTTTGTGGCACTGATTGGCAAAAACATTTTTACGGTTGCCGAAAAATTAACGGCTCTGGATTTCAAAGATCCCGCCAAAACGGTTCCATTTCTTTATCAGGGCCCGTTTTCACATGTGCCCTGCCAGATCGTCACCCTGGAGCGCACCAGCGACAGCGGCGCAATTTTGCTAACCTGCTCGCGCGGCTATGGCCGGGATATGGGCCATGCGGTTCTGGCAGCCGGTGAGGAATTCGGGTTGCGCCCGGCCGGGGAAAATACGTTTTTGCGCTGGATCAAAGCGCTTTCGGCCTAATTTTAGATTGAGGAGTTAATAATCATGACGCTTGAGGCGAAAATTATTGCCGCTCTGGAGCAGACAAAAATTGGTTATGAAGTTGTCGAGCACGAACCGGTTTACACCAATCCGGCTATGGCCGATGCTCTGGGTGTCAGCGAGGCTGAGACAGTGAAATCGCTGGTGCTCAAAACCAAAGAAGGTCAGATGATTGTGCTGGTGCTGCCGGGAAACAAAAAGGTGGACTGGAAAAAGGCCGCTGCCGGCGCCAAGACCAAAAAAGTTTCTTTTGCCAAGCCGGAAGAAGTCAGCGAGGCGGTGGGTTGTGAAGTCGGTTGTGTGCCACCCTTCGGCCATCTGACGTCTATTCCCATTTACATGGACCCGGATCTGACCAAAAAAAACTTTATTTATTTCAACCCGGGCGTGCACGACAAATCCTTCAAAATAAAGGCCTGGGATTTGAAAAAAATCTGCAAACCCGCATTTGTCAAGATGTGAATAGCTGTTTTTTAGACCCGGGTTGTGATATGAGAAAGTATGTATGTGTCCAAAAGACCGATTTGAAGCTATCATTTTATAGGAGGTATGATTATGGCTAAAAAATATGATGCGATCATCATCGGGGCGGGCATCATCGGAACCCCCATCGCCTATGAGCTAACCCAAATGGGGTATAAAACCCTCAATATCGACAAATTGCCTGATGCCGGTGAAGGCTCTACGGCAGCTTCGTGTGCCATCGTCAGGGCCCATTATTCCACCGAGGATGGTGTGGCCATGGCTTATGAGGGCTTTAAATACTGGCTGGAATGGGAGGATTACCTGGATCATGTCAATGATGAAAAGGGTCTGGCCAAATACATGAACACCGGCTCGATTCTGCTCAAATCCCAGGGGCATGATTGGCGCAAAGTCCAGAAGCATTATGACGCCGTAGGGGTGGCATACGAAGAGTGGGATAACGCCAAGATCAACGAGATGGTACCCGTCTATGATTTGCACGAGCACTGGCCGGTCAGGCGACCAGAAGATCCTAAATTTTTTGATGAATCCGCCAAAATGCTTGAAGGCGCGATTTTTTGTCCTGAAGGCGGTTATGTCAATGACCCGGCTTTGTCGACCCACAATATCATGCGCGCTGCCGAGGCCAAAGGCGCTGAATTTATCTTTAATGCCGAGGTGATTGCCATCAGAAGTCAGGACAACCAGGTGCTCGGTGTGACCCTAAAAGACGGAACCGAGATCGATGCACCGGTGGTTGTCAATGCTGCCGGCCCACACTCGTACAAAATCAACCAGATGGCCGAGGGCGTTTATGAAGCCTGCAACATCAAAACCAAGGCGCTGCGGCATGAGGTCATGCACTGCCCGTCTCCGGATGAATACGACTATCTCGGTGGGGGTTACCATACATCCGACGGCGATATCGGCTGCTATTATCGTCCGGAAGTCGGCAACATGTTTCTGATCGGCAGCGAAGATCCGGAATGTGATCCCCAGGAATGGGTCGATCCAGATGAATTCTATGCGGGTAAAGGCGAGCCGGGACGCAACAACCAACTGAGCGAGGACCAGTGGAAAGCGCAAACCTACCGCTGTGCCAAGCGGGTACCCAGCATGCAGATACCCAATCAGCCGCGAGGCGTTTGCGATCTTTACGATTGCTCCGACGATTGGATTCCGATCTACGACAAGTCGGATATGAAAGGCTTCTATATGGCCATTGGCACCAGCGGCAACCAGTACAAAAATGCGCCGGTGGTCGGCGCCATGATGGCGGAGCTCATCGATGCCTGTGAAAAAGGTCTCGATCACGACAAAGAGCCCTTTCAGTTTACATTGCGCCACATTAAGCGGCCCATCAACGTAGGTTTCTTTTCACGCAACCGGGAGATTAATCCTGACAGTAGTTTCTCAGTAAATGGCTAGAAGTGGTTTTAAAACCCCATCTATCGTCCGATAGCTGCGTTATCCCGCGAATTGAAATACTCACGTACTGATATGTACGCTCTGTTTTCAATTCGCGGGACGCCTTGCTCTCGAACGCAATCTGACATTTTAAAACCACTTCTTTTAAACCTCTGTCAGCTTGTCTGACCTGACACCTGCCTGCCGCGCCGTAGCTTTTCGAGCGAAGGCGGGACACCTGAAACCTTTTTTGATCGTTCACATTTCCACCGATTAACACCTAACCTCGTTGGTGAATTGCAACCTGCAAATCGGAAACCGGAATGAAGATATACGTTTGCGTCAAACATGTCCCGGATACCGCCGCGAAGATTACCATCATCGACAACCACCAAATCGATGAAAAGGTCACCTTTATCATCAATCCCTATGATGAAAATGCCATTGAGGCGGCCAGCGGGCTAAAAAGACAAGTCGCCGATGCAGAGATCATCGCCGTCACCCTGGGCAAAGAATCAGCCGAGGGCACATTGCGATCGGCTCTGGCCATGGGGGCGGACCGGGGGATCCTAATCCGCTGCGAACGCAATCCCGATAGCCTGGTGACCGCCCGCGCATTGAAAGCCGCTATTGAGCAGGATGGCGCACCTGATATTATCTTTACCGGCAATGAATCCATTGACAGTGAAGGCTTTCAAACCCCATTTCGCCTGGGAGCGGCCTTTAGCATACCGGTGGCCAGCAATGTGACATCTTTTAAGCTAGAAAACGGTTCGGTCATCGTTGAATCTAAAATGAATGCCGGTGAAATGGCGGTTATGCGGATGCCGCTGCCTTGTATCGTCGGGGCGGGTAAAGCCTTGAATCAGCCGCGATATCCCACCCTGCCGGATATCATGAAGGCCCGGAAAAAACCGATTCAAACCGTAGATCTTGCCAGCCTGAAACTGTCGGCGGCTGCGGGCAGCATGGAATTTCTTGAATTGCGCCCGGTGGTTGAACAACGCCGCTCTAAAATCATCGAGGGATCGACCGATGCGGCTGTTGCCGAGCTCATCCGCCTTTTACAGGAAGAGGCCAAAGTCATTTAATTACTAATCGGCGGAGATTTTTCCTTATGCCCAAAATCGGAATTCTGATTGAGACCAGCCCAGAAGGCATTAAGCCGACTGTAAACGGGGTTATCTCGGCTGCGCAGGGTCCGAAGAACGAACTCTACGGCTTGGTATTCGATGGGAATGGGCCAGCATATAAAGAAGAATTGCAGGCCTACGGCATTCACAAGATTGTCGATATTCGATCAGATAAGGGGCTGCTGGGCTGGAACCCGGATTGCTGGGCGCGAGCCATCGTCGCT
This genomic stretch from Desulfobacterales bacterium harbors:
- a CDS encoding sarcosine oxidase subunit gamma SoxG, with amino-acid sequence MTVEIKRRSPITFPGKPLKTEVREHWTVVQEYEDEDDGPWVFDLSHRIRLDLQDSDLANFQPAGIGIPDAPGNCVFQKGILINRMNQTQASIWHLVGAPPELPVDPAYTETTDATLFVALIGKNIFTVAEKLTALDFKDPAKTVPFLYQGPFSHVPCQIVTLERTSDSGAILLTCSRGYGRDMGHAVLAAGEEFGLRPAGENTFLRWIKALSA
- a CDS encoding YbaK/EbsC family protein, which gives rise to MTLEAKIIAALEQTKIGYEVVEHEPVYTNPAMADALGVSEAETVKSLVLKTKEGQMIVLVLPGNKKVDWKKAAAGAKTKKVSFAKPEEVSEAVGCEVGCVPPFGHLTSIPIYMDPDLTKKNFIYFNPGVHDKSFKIKAWDLKKICKPAFVKM
- a CDS encoding FAD-dependent oxidoreductase, translated to MAKKYDAIIIGAGIIGTPIAYELTQMGYKTLNIDKLPDAGEGSTAASCAIVRAHYSTEDGVAMAYEGFKYWLEWEDYLDHVNDEKGLAKYMNTGSILLKSQGHDWRKVQKHYDAVGVAYEEWDNAKINEMVPVYDLHEHWPVRRPEDPKFFDESAKMLEGAIFCPEGGYVNDPALSTHNIMRAAEAKGAEFIFNAEVIAIRSQDNQVLGVTLKDGTEIDAPVVVNAAGPHSYKINQMAEGVYEACNIKTKALRHEVMHCPSPDEYDYLGGGYHTSDGDIGCYYRPEVGNMFLIGSEDPECDPQEWVDPDEFYAGKGEPGRNNQLSEDQWKAQTYRCAKRVPSMQIPNQPRGVCDLYDCSDDWIPIYDKSDMKGFYMAIGTSGNQYKNAPVVGAMMAELIDACEKGLDHDKEPFQFTLRHIKRPINVGFFSRNREINPDSSFSVNG
- a CDS encoding electron transfer flavoprotein subunit beta/FixA family protein; translated protein: MKIYVCVKHVPDTAAKITIIDNHQIDEKVTFIINPYDENAIEAASGLKRQVADAEIIAVTLGKESAEGTLRSALAMGADRGILIRCERNPDSLVTARALKAAIEQDGAPDIIFTGNESIDSEGFQTPFRLGAAFSIPVASNVTSFKLENGSVIVESKMNAGEMAVMRMPLPCIVGAGKALNQPRYPTLPDIMKARKKPIQTVDLASLKLSAAAGSMEFLELRPVVEQRRSKIIEGSTDAAVAELIRLLQEEAKVI